The nucleotide window AGTGACTTATAAAAATATGTTTAATCCTACTGAATTTTATTCGATTATTACGGAGCTGAACTTGGGTACCTTCTCCACAATCGATAAGGAAGTTATGATTTCTTATCTCCAAAATTTGGGCGGTCGGATTCGTATCAACTCTTGGAGTAGCACTATGACATCCCAAAATTGTTAAATTCATGCGGTATTTTGTTTGATATTAATTGGGTTGAATATCAAAAATCGAGATCGCGCTCCATCTCCTCCATTTCAATAATGTCGTAAGCTTCGTGCATTGTAGGAACAACGATAATTTCATCTGGCATTTCATTAAGATTTGCCTTATCGGTTACAATAACAAAAGAAAGTTTCTTTTTACGATGTTGGTTAGAAATCTGGAGAAATTCCAAAATATCACTTATTGTAACCTCACTCCAAACTGTGAGATTAATTACAATATTGTCGTTTTGAAATTTATTATAGGAGGAAGTAATCTTATCGATTAAAACAGGAATAGATTTCTGTTCTTGGGTAATTATAGTGATATTACCATCTTTATCTAGAATCATAAACTAATGTTTAATTTTTGAAGCCAAAAGATATATTACAGCCATCCGCACCGCTACTCCATTTTGTACTT belongs to Aegicerativicinus sediminis and includes:
- a CDS encoding ribonuclease Z → MILDKDGNITIITQEQKSIPVLIDKITSSYNKFQNDNIVINLTVWSEVTISDILEFLQISNQHRKKKLSFVIVTDKANLNEMPDEIIVVPTMHEAYDIIEMEEMERDLDF